The Malus sylvestris chromosome 3, drMalSylv7.2, whole genome shotgun sequence genomic sequence tccccctAGATCTGCCGATCTACTCTGCCCCGAAACCCTAGAACCGAAAATGCGTGAGATCCTTCACATCCAGGGAGGCCAATGTGGCAACCAGATCGGGGCCAAGTTCTGGGAGGTGGTGTGCGCCGAGCACGGCATCGACTCCACCGGACGCTACCACGGTGACTCCGAGCTCCAGCTTGAGAGGGTTAATGTCTACTACAATGAGGCTAGCGGCGGCCGCTACGTTCCTCGCGCCGTGCTCATGGATCTGGAGCCTGGCACCATGGACAGCATCAGATCTGGGCCGTACGGCCAGATCTTCCGCCCTGACAACTTCGTTTTCGGTCAATCGGGTGCTGGGAACAACTGGGCCAAGGGTCATTACACTGAGGGTGCAGAGTTGATCGATTCCGTTCTCGATGTGGTTCGCAAGGAGGCGGAGAATTGCGACTGCTTGCAAGGTATGTGTGAACTCGGACGAAATCCTAATTGTAATTTGTGAGATTTTGAGATTGGGTATTTCATTTCTGTGTCGATTAAACCCTAGTTTACTGAAATGACGAAACCCTAACTGTATTTTGTGAGACTCTGAGATTTGGGGGTTTTACATTTCTGGATCGGTTAAACCCTAATATTGGCTTGTGATTTGGTGGTGCAGGGTTTCAGGTGTGCCATTCGTTGGGAGGTGGTACTGGATCTGGGATGGGAACGCTTCTGATCTCGAAGATCAGGGAGGAGTACCCAGATCGGATGATGATGACGTTCTCTGTGTTCCCATCGCCCAAGGTCTCAGATACTGTTGTGGAGCCTTACAATGCTACTCTTTCGGTTCATCAGCTTGTGGAGAATGCTGATGAGTGCATGGTTCTTGACAATGAGGCCCTCTACGATATTTGCTTCCGCACACTTAAGCTCACCACCCCCAGCTGTAAGTTTGCTCAGATCTATCTTCTCTGTTGTTTGGTTGAATCAATTTTGTGCAAGTGTTGGTATATTTATAGATCTTGATTTACTCTTTATCTAAATATCAAGTTGTTTGACCATGTTAAATACTCTCTGTTGCATGATTTGAATGTCCATCGTGTTTTTCTTTTGAGTCTGTCGGTCATGTGAAGTGTTCGGTGTTTTCTTGTTGATTGTTGAGTAATGGGTTGCCATTCGTTTCTTTAGAAAAGTAAGTTTTGGCAATGAATGAAAGTTTGAATGTCTAAGTTTAGCTGGGTTTTTAAGTCATGAGGTCTCTGTTCAGATGTTACGTTTTGTGGTAGAGTTATGGTAATTACTGTgaaagtaaaatgaggtgtcaTTTGATTTGGAAGTCTGAAAAACGTTTTGGCTAGCAATGAATTATTGAATGTTCTTTACTTGTACTATCTTTTATATTGTTGCTTTCCGAaagcatgaattgatttcttggAAAATGAGGTTTGGTGGGCAATGGATGATTGATTTTTCTGtacttgtttattttttactgTTGGGGTTTGAAAGCGTGATTTGTTGATTATGTGTGGTTGCGATGAAACATATACTAAGTTGAACTACATGCTTTTTGATTGATTTCTGCTTCCTCATAGGATTATGATTGCTGATGATGtctctgttttttcttttatgtttacaGTTGGTGATTTGAATCATTTGATCTCTGCAACAATGTCTGGAGTTACTTGCTGCCTGAGGTTCCCTGGTCAGCTCAACTCTGATCTGCGCAAGCTTGCTGTTAACCTGATCCCCTTCCCCCGTCTCCACTTTTTCATGGTGGGCTTTGCTCCTCTTACTTCACGTGGATCTCAGCAGTACCGCGCCCTGACTGTTCCAGAGCTCACTCAGCAAATGTGGGACTCCAAGAACATGATGTGTGCTGCTGATCCCCGACATGGACGTTACCTAACAGCATCAGCCATGTTCCGTGGTAAGATGAGCACCAAGGAAGTTGATGACCAGATGATGAATGTGCAGAACAAGAACTCTTCCTACTTTGTTGAGTGGATCCCCAACAATGTCAAGTCAACCGTCTGTGACATCCCACCAACCGGGCTTAAGATGGCATCAACCTTCATTGGGAACTCGACATCCATCCAGGAGATGTTCAGGAGAGTGAGCGAGCAGTTCACTGCCATGTTCAGGAGGAAGGCTTTCTTGCATTGGTACACTGGTGAAGGCATGGACGAGATGGAGTTCACTGAAGCCGAGAGCAACATGAACGATCTGGTTTCTGAGTACCAGCAATACCAAGATGCAACAGCCGATGAGGATGAGTATGAGGATGAGCAGCAAGAGTACGAGGAGGAAATGTAATTCTATCGTCAAAGCAGTATCGCTTCTTTTAATATCGACTTTCCAGTTTAGTGTGTagcatgtgaatgaatgaattTCCGGTTGAGAGAGGGATCGAGGGACAAGTTTTAATATCAACTTCCAGTTGCTGCTATGTGCTGTAACTTTGCTTATTTTCGACATTATGTATTTGCGGTAGTGATATATTCGCTTGCTTTCTGGCATTGATCTTTTGCTTGTCTATCTACTTTCTGTTCTCGCTAGCATTATCGAACTTCCGGTTATTGTATTGAACTTCCTGTTATCCCTACTTTCGGTTCCCTTTCTCTATGTTGAGCATCGTCGAATGAGTTGCCGACGTTAGAAGAGGTTAGTTTGAATTTACCCTCTTTTTATGTGGTatatgaggatcctctttgtgaggattttgggaattttttgataatattcgtttatcgtacatcgttgGGAATTTTTCGATAAtatttgttcatcgtacattgtgtggtcaatttttatcaaatactgtttatatttaattttaaataaaaaaatttacaataatttctgatcACACGATAATACGATGAATAAATATGAATGAAGAATATTCAAAATCCTCATAAAGAGAATCCAACGAGAATCCTTTTGAATTGATCTCCAAAATATCAAAACTTGAGTTGCACAAAAATtgcattttattaattttggaatttATTAATATCTCAAGTACTGTAGTCCTCAAAAATTGCATTTTAATACTTATTTGAATGAAATGGAATTGAAATTCTCACATTATCCACTGTTGCAAAATGCAACATTTTGTATACTCTTTATATCTTCTCACATGCTAGTCGCGTGACAGTTACTGCAAGTGGACACTACACTCGTTAGTTATGCTTATAAACTCATCAtatgaaagaaataagaatttaCTGTAATGCCAAAGGGGCGATCAATTGTATCTTAAAATGTTTGATCTCGAGCGGTTGATTTAGTGGAAAGCGACCAAAAGTTTGAAACTGCAACCCAAGTTTAAACTCCCACGATTAAATTTATTAGGATCACCGACTCTACTTTGGTGTACAATTTGACCCGAGGACCACAAGTACGATGATGATACCTCATGTGATACCAGAATGGCAGAATTAAATGAGAAGGGACCAATCttcttcaaaaataaaaatctcataaGTAATAATTTCAAGGAATAGGGGTCATTTACCAATTCGAGAAAACTCACGAGGTCATTCCGTAAATAACACAAACCTCTCAAAAGAGTTCCGCCTCCCCGCAAAAACACAATTTACACAAACGAAGCTCGTtacagagagaaaggagagagtgaGAAAGCCGAACCGGAAAATGGCGAGCAGTCTCGCAAACAGAGCATTAACAGATCGAACCGGAAGCCTCTGGAGGCTCACATCGAGCTTCCTCCGAAGCTTCAGCACCGCTTCCCAAAACCCACCCGCCGGCGCCGCTTCGCCTTCGGCGTCAAAGAAACCCaagcggaagaagaagaagaacctgTTCGAGGTGGCCCAGTTTCTGCCCAACTGGGGATTGGGGTACCAAATGGCTAAGACCCACTGGGTCGGCGTCTCTTACCAGATTACAAAAATCAATCTTTACAAGGTATTGGTTGCTACCAAATTTTCCCAGATTTTGTTGGGGTTTTTGGTCTGTTTGGTTACTGGGAAAAATGTGGAAAAATGATTACAAAGTTGGGATCTTTCGCCTCGAACTGTCGTATTTAATTGCTTGCATTAGATGTGGGAATTTCAtccatttttcctttttattgttattattgtTGTTAGGGGTTtaatggtttagggtttatgcggtttttaatttttcaggaTGGTAGACATGGCAAAGCATGGGGAATCGTTCATAAGGAAGGTCAGTTAACCTTTACATTTCctggaatttgaattttttcgtGTTCTCAGTTCAATTGAGTTTCATTTGTATTGGCAGTATAAGGATTTTATGACATTGCTAGCACAAATGATAAATGCTAGATAATTGTGATTGTTTTCGATAGCACAAAAGTCATAGAATCCTGATCTGATTGATATCAGTGTTCTCAAAGTTGTTTGATATCGTTCTTATGTACCCCGGTGATCCAAAACGTGTAACTTTTTTGTTCGGATTTTGGTTGCATTTGTATATTCCACTTGTGATATCTGGTAAGAATTATACTCTTCATGTTCGTTTGCAAATGAAACATCCTGAATGGTTGGGAAATTATGCATTATCGAGTTTTTCTATTGAGCACTCCCCTTGTCACAGTATTTTTATTTGTGACAGTGAACGTGCATCCTAATTTCAGTTATAATTTACAAGTGAGAAGTATATTAGGGATATTGACACTCTTTACACCTCTGCTATGcgcatacatatacatatgtaatacctGTGCACTTGCATGGATCATATAAGGCTTCCTTTTCGTTAGTCTCGATTCTCtatttgtttgtcatttttgtttAGTAATGACTAATTCTTTAGAGTTCTGAATCAGATTTGTACCTGTAACGTTAATAAAGAACTGTGAAAATAATGTTTGATCATTTTCTGTGTTAGGTTTGTCGATTTTAAGTTACTCTCTTATATGAAAGTGAATATAGCGGAATTTGTTGCAGGCTTGCCAGCCGCAGATGCCCCCAAGAAAATAAGCGGAGTCCACAAGCGTGGTTGGAGGTACATTCCAAACTCGAAGACTGAAATTGTTCCAAGTATGACTAAACGTACGGAAAGTGCTCCAGCAGCTGAAGTTCAAGCAGCTTGATACGTTTTCCTCCAATTTTAGGGAATTTAGCCTGATCTGTTATACTTGGATGTTCTTTTTCAGTTACTCAGTTGTATCCTCCATCGGTACAATTTTTTGTTAGATAAggtagtgtgtttttttttttttaaaatcagtTTGTTATGACGATCCACTGTAGCATCCTCCCTTGTGCACTGAAACTAGAATAATATCTCGGAACTGCAAAATCGGaaggaaattgttattggcGCTCTAAATTTcccattctacactccaaaatttctatatttagaaagaaaaatacacttgtaaggagtgtagaatgagatttttggattgcCAATAATACTTCCCAATTGGAAATGGATTATAAAAAAGGATTGAGCATGTTTGAGTTTGGTTATTGTAATGTTTTCTCTTGTCTGGTTCGGTGCCTGTTCCTGTTTCTTCTTATTGCATGAATTGGCATACAATACAGCACCTACAACTCCCCCCACGATTAATTGGTCCCGAGTTGGCATACAATATAGCACCTACAACGCCCTCCACGATGGTCACTTGACCAACATGTGAGGGGATTATCGTATGGTAGGCGCCGTATACAAATGTGGTAAATAATTTTCACAACTGAGATCCCCTTGAAAGATGTCATGAAACCCTTTTGCCCCAAGTTGCTTTTAAGAATCCCGTTAAATTTGTAGGCGTGTCATAAGGAGTAATTTGATCAATGGGTTGGGGGATTCGAACTTAGatcttgataggatttttaccacttgcaaagtaggaataaaaacacttaaaaatacttgcaagagtgtAAGGTTGTCGTAGTATAGCAACTAAAAcgtttttcaaaattaaagttgTGAAAGCCTAGGGTTCCGTCGTCACCATTAACAATCCTACgcaattttaccaattacttatgaatttctaCATACATGCTttaaggttaggttttcctaatgcatattttccttgTGATCATGTTCAAGcgaaaacgtatatctaacatgcaacctgtCTGTGATGTttaaatcaaatataaacatgcaagactcattaagctttgtgaaaactctttgaaaaaccaagcaacccttaagagcgtaatgttcgccttaagtgaacttacaattactaatTACAAGAACCCCTCTTCAATTTCAAGGTGATGTTCTAAcataaattgcatcaaattacttgtctaaaaaccctaatggtcgcgaatcactaagacaattagatagtttaattacggtgattaataattcaaaccaAGCATGTATCCATTCATAAGTAAATTAATAAAaccacatattcatgctaaggcttgTGGCTTCGCCTTAGCAAAAGAACTAGTTATGAACAACtataaaaactaaagaaaatatattaactagaaaaatgattgaaaacaccttgtaAGTAAAACATCTGAAGTTCTCCAAAATAATGCGtgccttcccccccccccaaaaaaaaaaccctaatggctaaaaatccttatttatactactccaAATTAAAACCCTCATAGAAAAGGTtctctaaaaactaggaaataaaataataaaagcatAACTAggaattacattcctattatgACTAGGAAATCTACCCAACACAGAGATAGCCACGTTTATAGACCTTCAGGGCTCCAAAACAGGCCCAAAATGAGTCAAATTAAAGATTAAGACCTCCTTTTCAAGTTCCAAGAAGAGCCCAAGTTTAAAATCCATCATCTTTCAGCCTAAAAGCTCTGCAGCCCAATCTGCTAGCATTGTGCGCTGGGCATAAATTAATTCGCCACGATCAAATGCTTTGggataaaattatgaaattttgagaCAACCTTCTTTACAGATTCACGAACCCGCTCCAATTGGAATCGCTAAAAAATTCCACCGTTGGATTACTTTATGCTTAGAACAAGTTTGCATGTCCTACATTAAAAATGCATAACAAAGCatcaaaatctcaccaaaataataaccaaaatataccaagaatagaaaaataatatataatatagaaTCGACTCATCAGATCTCTTCCAGCAGTCATAAGATGTTTCCTTAGCTTCTTGTATGCCCTACAACAATATGGACATCGGACAAAATCCTAAATTGTCAGCATACATCGCCTCGGAACATTGGGCATATGATAATTTGTGAATCACTGTGTTTTCTAACATGGAGCAAACGAAAAACGTGCTCCATATTTCTCCTCTAGTCAATCCCTCACTAGATAGTCATCATATCCCTAGTATTTTGAGAGGCGAAAACCATAGGGCAACTCACATTGCAGCCAAGCCGCTAACCGACATGTCCACAACGTCCAGAGGGACTGTTAAGTCGTCCATAGCCACCAGCCGAGCAAGCAAGGCGAGCGGAGGCTAATAACGCTTGCAATGTGAGGACCATTCAGCACAAACGCCATAAGAAAGGACCACTTATTTAAGAAAGGACCAGTTGTCTTTAACTCCTTTGTCTGGGCATGGAAAACTACAGGTGCAGAAGTGTGGAGCATCTCGCAAACAACATAAGTACCAAGCACTTGTGGCTCAAGTTAGCCATTTTCTATCTTCTATACAGACACGTGTCGGTTTCTccaccaccaaaaccaaatTCCGTAAGTCACAAAGCAAACCCTTGTGACATCATTCCGTGCGTCACAAAGCAAACCCTTGTGACATGAGTTTGGCATGACCAGAAGCCTCTACGGCCCCTGGATTAAACACACTTTAATTTGTTCATTATTTCAGACACTTTTGGAGGAGTAAGTGAGCAGTTAGTGTTTTTTTAAGGGCCTGAGTCGTTGATTCATGTGTTGAGTTGAAGGGCGTTGCAACACCTTGTATTTATAAGAATAAATTGTTAGATATTCAAATCGCAACTGTAGAGTTTAATCCTGAAGTATTATCTCATGTCAGTTGAAAACCACATGCAAATATCTGCACACTAATCCAACCCTCAACAGTCCGTGCTAATCCCATCATGCAATTGCATATCCACTTAACCACTTTCTTTTGGAAAAATGAGACTCGTTGAGAaggatttttaaattaaaatgactgaaaacacttttagtaaaaatgtttttgaatcaATCTTTAGTAAAATGGCAAGTGAATCTTGGAAAAACAATTTCTTGCTTCATGCAAGAAGTATATAACTTTTGCTTTTTGCAAGaagcattttaagtgttttgaaacTCAATAACAGTTtctctaaaaacgctttcaatttttttaaaaacagtTCGAAACAAACTCATAATCAACAAGCTAGGATCAGCATATTTATTCGCACAGAACCATCTCTCTCGGCTAGTCATCTCAAGTCGACTAGTCATCTCAAGTCGCATGTAATTCCAATCTTTAACCCTTTATTCAAGCCAATCTTATCACATCACCATTTTTGCATAAAATCGAAAAATTATGGTAGTTTTCGAACTACTGCAGTCTTATTCCACACGGTAAAGACTTCTATCAAAAGCCGCCCTTGGATCATCAAACACAATTTGATTTGTTTGGAGATCAAATTAGAAGATCGATTTTTGCAAAGTGACTTACCCCAAAGATTGAAACCCTGTTTACTTAATAATACAAAATTGTTGCAGGAATTTAGCCAACTATATCAAATGACGTCGCTGCCATGTTCACGAGTACTTCAGGTGAACCGATTAGCGTCACAGCTCGTAACGCCGGCAAAGCCAACACCTCATGAAACAAAACTGCTATCAGATATTGACGACCAGGAAGGCCTTAGGTTTCAAACTCCAGTTCTAATGTCCTACAAAAATAATCCTCTTATACCGAAAGATCGAACCGATCCCGTTAAGGTGCTTAAAGAAGCACTGAGTAAAGCATTGGTGTTTTACTACCCTCTAGCTGGCAGGCTCAGGGAAGGACCTAACAGAAAGCTTATGGTGGAGTGCACTGGAGAAGGTGTGTTGTTCATAGAGGCTGATGCTGATGTAACGCTTGAGCAACTCGGGGATGCACTTGTACCCCCGTGTCCATTCTTAGAGGAGTTCCTATGTGATGCGCCAGGATCTGATGGTATTCTCGGTTGCCCCTTGCTGTTAGTTCAGGTAACAGTACTTATATACGCTCATAAGCGTTTTTACAATAAGTACTTCTATTTCGAAAACTTTGATTTAGTTCGATCGGTTAACCATAATTACATATGTTGGATAGTACTTCCCTCCCTTCCTTCCTCATAAGTAAAAAAGTCCCCTTCCCTCCTAACATGACAGTCGGAACTTTTCATTCTCTTTATTATCGATTAAAGATCATTTTTAGAAAAACTCAATCGATTTTGAAACCGTCTAGCCATCCATATACGGTTATGATAATACGTAGCAATATCCTCATAGTGAACCATCAATTTCTTTTATCCAATTATGTTATGCCCCTTGCATACTTGTAAGAATCACTATTTATATCCATATTACTTTACCCCCAACGTCGTTCTGTTTCTATTTATTTAGTTCGAGAaattaatttcataaaaaattatgCAACGTAGGTGACCCGTCTGAAATGTGGAGGTTTCATATTTGCATTGCGCATAAACCACACGATGTGTGATGGATTTGGGATGGTCCAGTTCTTGAACGGAGTCGGGGAAATGGCTCATGGTGCACATACACCATCTATTCCGCCTGTGTGGCAGCGTGAGCTCTTTGACGCTCGAAATCCTCTACGAATTACATGTACACATCATGAATACGAGGAAGCGATTGATTCTGATGAGGGCTTGTTTGCGGTTAGAGACCAACAAAACATGGTCCAAAAGTCTTTCTATTTTGGTGCCGAGGAGTTGAACGCCATTCGGAAACATCTTCCAGCACACCATTCTCCTTCCTCCACATTTGACTTGATAACAGCTTGCTTGTGGAAATGTCGAACTCTAGCCCTTGAGATGAATCAGAAAGAGGTTGTGTATATTTCGTGTATATCTACTGCACGAAATGCGCGTCTTCCATTGGGATACTATGGCAATGCATTTGCACTCCCATCCGAAGTTTCAACGGTCGAAAGCTTATGTAAAAATCCGATAGGATATGCGTTGGAGTTGGTCAAGAAGGGGAAAGCTAAAATGAGTGACGAGTACATAAAATCAGTGGCGGACCTTATGGTAATGAGAGGACGACCTGACTTTTCTTCGACAAGGAACTTTGTGGTTGGTGACACAACGCGTGCTGGTTTTGGTGAGGTTGATTTCGGATGGGGGAAGCCGGTGTTTGCTGGACCGGCCAAGTGCGTTAATATGATAAACTTGTATGTTCggcacaaaaacaaagaagaaaatgggATTCTGGTACTAACATGCTTGCCGCTATCGGCGGTGGAGAGGTTTCAGCAGGAGCTTAAGAGGATGACTGTGGAACCGGTTGAGGATAACACTAAACCTGTTAGGATTAAGTCAACACTGTGATAAGTTGCTAAGGTTTTAGATATTTTAGTTCTGAAATTTTTCCATCCAACTTGTTACCTTTCTTTTTCtcgtattttctttttcaagaggGTAAGTAAGTGTATGTCCCGAAAAAGAAGGGTAAATAAGTGTATGTTCCCCTCTTTTCTTGCAAGGGATACGGTTTGTATCTCCCTTGACTAAGTGTACCCtctttttcttatattttgattttcttgctttatgaGAGATACTGTTATGGTTTATATCTCCTGAataagtgtaatttttttttatatcaataAATTTCTCTCGTATCACGAGGttctataaaagaaaaaatttgatGCAAATAAAGCCCTATGCATAAGGGTCTATGTCTGTATTTCAGCCAGCTTCCTTACCAAGTTGGCCATGTTGAATGATGAATGGAAGAGAACAAAGTTAATTTTTACCGCTTTGCTTCTATCATGCTATCATGTGGCATATAACATTTTATCAATCGCAATGACAAGAAATTAATGCATTTAATAGGGTGTAATAGCAATGATTAATTGGTCACTTGACCAACATGAACATATTATTGAGGTGGACGCTATATACACCCGTTAATAGATACGTATGGTAACTCGATTGGTGTATTAACTTTTATTTGGTTGTCCTAATTGGTATTCTCATAGCATCTTCCGACGCTGTTTTACGATTCTGCTTGTGCACACGACCTTGGCACCTTTAACATCTTAAAATCCTGAAAATGTCAGCTTCCATCCTTCGCAGGAAATTTCTTACATGGGGTGATTGGCCTTAATATCTTTACAATCTGGCTAGGATGGATTGAAGACATACTTTGCCTTTCAACTTTTTACAACCTTTCCCTATGAGACCACATAAAAATGTTTCCACAAAACGTTCATTTCATTGGGTAGTAGGCAAATGTAGTGCATGGTTTtgcttcaaatgccacatgatgattaataagaaaacaaaagatacaacattttttttttcagtcagACGAGAACGAATAATATTCCTTGAAGTTAAGCAAAACAGTAAATGTCAATATAAGAATCCTAACTTATTTGGGAAACTTTACACTGTATTTGGATGagaaaatttaatattattaaGGAATTTCAAAATGTTAAAAATAGAAATGACGGAATTTTATCTTctataacttatgaatttttttgtttggttaa encodes the following:
- the LOC126615291 gene encoding tubulin beta chain-like: MREILHIQGGQCGNQIGAKFWEVVCAEHGIDSTGRYHGDSELQLERVNVYYNEASGGRYVPRAVLMDLEPGTMDSIRSGPYGQIFRPDNFVFGQSGAGNNWAKGHYTEGAELIDSVLDVVRKEAENCDCLQGFQVCHSLGGGTGSGMGTLLISKIREEYPDRMMMTFSVFPSPKVSDTVVEPYNATLSVHQLVENADECMVLDNEALYDICFRTLKLTTPSFGDLNHLISATMSGVTCCLRFPGQLNSDLRKLAVNLIPFPRLHFFMVGFAPLTSRGSQQYRALTVPELTQQMWDSKNMMCAADPRHGRYLTASAMFRGKMSTKEVDDQMMNVQNKNSSYFVEWIPNNVKSTVCDIPPTGLKMASTFIGNSTSIQEMFRRVSEQFTAMFRRKAFLHWYTGEGMDEMEFTEAESNMNDLVSEYQQYQDATADEDEYEDEQQEYEEEM
- the LOC126614311 gene encoding uncharacterized protein LOC126614311 isoform X1, with the translated sequence MASSLANRALTDRTGSLWRLTSSFLRSFSTASQNPPAGAASPSASKKPKRKKKKNLFEVAQFLPNWGLGYQMAKTHWVGVSYQITKINLYKDGRHGKAWGIVHKEAEFVAGLPAADAPKKISGVHKRGWRYIPNSKTEIVPSMTKRTESAPAAEVQAA
- the LOC126614311 gene encoding uncharacterized protein LOC126614311 isoform X2, coding for MASSLANRALTDRTGSLWRLTSSFLRSFSTASQNPPAGAASPSASKKPKRKKKKNLFEVAQFLPNWGLGYQMAKTHWVGVSYQITKINLYKDGRHGKAWGIVHKEGLPAADAPKKISGVHKRGWRYIPNSKTEIVPSMTKRTESAPAAEVQAA
- the LOC126614301 gene encoding alcohol acyl transferase 2-like translates to MTSLPCSRVLQVNRLASQLVTPAKPTPHETKLLSDIDDQEGLRFQTPVLMSYKNNPLIPKDRTDPVKVLKEALSKALVFYYPLAGRLREGPNRKLMVECTGEGVLFIEADADVTLEQLGDALVPPCPFLEEFLCDAPGSDGILGCPLLLVQVTRLKCGGFIFALRINHTMCDGFGMVQFLNGVGEMAHGAHTPSIPPVWQRELFDARNPLRITCTHHEYEEAIDSDEGLFAVRDQQNMVQKSFYFGAEELNAIRKHLPAHHSPSSTFDLITACLWKCRTLALEMNQKEVVYISCISTARNARLPLGYYGNAFALPSEVSTVESLCKNPIGYALELVKKGKAKMSDEYIKSVADLMVMRGRPDFSSTRNFVVGDTTRAGFGEVDFGWGKPVFAGPAKCVNMINLYVRHKNKEENGILVLTCLPLSAVERFQQELKRMTVEPVEDNTKPVRIKSTL